A genomic region of Spirochaetota bacterium contains the following coding sequences:
- a CDS encoding TetR/AcrR family transcriptional regulator: MAEKPDKLRRNRREEITKSARQLFLKKGYRFTSIDQIARRAGYSKRTVYLEYVNKDDLFLDIATDGLELLLSQLRLIEGDPTSLQVYLEKYLGVITDFAFLHGNYFKLLASDVSAEVIANSTRSVKERAAGIERSCVKLLSDQIERAVREKKIKKVDPWETSEIVIGSTVGIILLSFGGSQTILSRKKLKTKVNRMWQVFYRGLLK; encoded by the coding sequence ATGGCAGAAAAACCGGATAAACTGCGGAGAAACCGCAGGGAAGAAATAACGAAATCAGCGCGGCAGCTTTTCCTGAAAAAGGGGTATCGCTTCACGTCAATCGACCAGATAGCACGCAGGGCCGGTTACAGCAAGCGCACGGTCTACCTGGAATACGTCAACAAGGACGACCTCTTCCTGGACATTGCCACCGACGGCCTGGAGTTATTGCTGAGCCAGCTGCGGCTAATCGAGGGAGATCCAACATCCCTGCAGGTGTACCTCGAGAAATACCTCGGCGTCATCACCGATTTCGCCTTTCTCCACGGGAACTACTTCAAACTACTCGCCTCGGACGTGTCCGCCGAGGTGATCGCCAACAGCACCAGGTCGGTCAAGGAGCGGGCCGCCGGCATCGAGCGGAGCTGCGTCAAGCTCCTGTCCGACCAGATAGAGCGTGCCGTGCGGGAAAAAAAGATAAAAAAAGTCGATCCCTGGGAGACCTCGGAGATCGTCATCGGCTCGACAGTGGGTATCATCCTCCTCTCCTTCGGCGGCAGCCAGACGATCCTTTCACGAAAGAAGCTGAAAACCAAGGTGAACCGGATGTGGCAGGTCTTTTACCGGGGCCTGTTAAAATAA
- a CDS encoding SDR family NAD(P)-dependent oxidoreductase: protein MRILNDKKAVVTGGAMGIGFAIVRRLLDEGCVVAVWDNNPDAIRSAAEELAGFSSRLRFYRCDVSDSGAVEASALQTRKDIGEVDILVNNAGTVTAGRFASHPAEAWDRLTKINLNSIYYTTAAFLPGMYRRNQGHIVNISSGAGLVGLPDLAVYCATKWAVYGFTESLRLEVMADRKKGIRLTSVHPGLLKKGLFEGSRMNVLGELLLPRVERHDDIAKAVVEKALKKGRCVVKKPWSLQIGQIGRALMPDSMLNRLLILAGAGECMKEWVGHNSIQTKDKYHA, encoded by the coding sequence ATGAGGATCCTGAATGATAAAAAAGCGGTCGTTACCGGGGGCGCCATGGGTATCGGTTTCGCCATCGTGCGGCGCCTCCTTGACGAGGGATGCGTTGTGGCGGTGTGGGACAACAACCCCGATGCGATCAGGAGCGCCGCGGAAGAACTGGCCGGTTTTTCATCGAGACTCAGGTTCTACCGGTGCGATGTCAGCGACAGCGGCGCGGTGGAAGCATCGGCGCTGCAGACAAGGAAAGACATCGGCGAGGTGGATATTCTCGTCAATAACGCGGGGACGGTAACGGCCGGGAGGTTCGCATCCCATCCGGCGGAGGCGTGGGACAGGCTGACGAAGATCAACCTTAACTCGATCTACTACACCACCGCCGCCTTCCTCCCCGGCATGTACCGCCGGAACCAGGGGCACATCGTGAATATCTCGTCCGGCGCCGGCCTGGTGGGGCTGCCGGACCTTGCCGTGTACTGCGCCACCAAGTGGGCCGTGTACGGGTTCACCGAATCCCTCAGGCTTGAGGTCATGGCTGACAGAAAAAAAGGAATCAGGCTTACATCGGTCCATCCCGGATTATTGAAAAAGGGACTGTTCGAGGGGAGCAGGATGAACGTTCTGGGAGAGCTTCTCCTTCCGCGGGTGGAGCGCCATGATGACATCGCGAAGGCCGTTGTTGAAAAGGCCCTGAAAAAGGGGCGGTGCGTCGTGAAAAAGCCGTGGAGCCTCCAAATCGGACAGATCGGCCGGGCCCTGATGCCGGACAGCATGCTAAACCGCCTCCTCATCCTTGCCGGCGCCGGGGAGTGCATGAAGGAATGGGTGGGCCATAACTCAATACAAACAAAGGATAAATATCATGCGTAA